The following is a genomic window from Thermoplasmata archaeon.
CCGGGGCGGGATTCGGAGGATCCCACCCGGTCGTTCTTTTTCCTGCCGCGTCAAGACGGAGGAAGGAGCTGAAGGGTTCGCGTAGCGTCAGATCCGCCAGGCTACCTTCCACACGCGCCAGAGCGCCGTGGGATCCGAGAGCGGATCGCCGTGGACGAGGAAGAAGTCCGCAGGGCCACCCTCCGCAATCCGGCCCGCCTCCGGTTCCCCGAGCAGTTCTCCGCCGCGCACCGTCGCGGCCCGGAGGGCCTCCCAGGGTTTGAGCCCCGCCTCGACGAGGGCTTCGACCTCCCAGGCCAGGTGGTTGGCCCGAAGGGATCCGCCGCCGAAGTCCGTCCCCGTGGCGATCCGGACCCCGGCCCGATGCGCGAGCCGCACGCTGTCGAAGGCCCGCTCACGTCGCTTTGCGGTGCGCTCCTTGCCCTCCTGGCCGATGAACCGCGGCAGGGTCGTGGTCTGCGAGAACGTCGCCCACGAGCGGAAGAGGGCGAGGGTGCTCACGAGGAACATGCCCTGGCGCGCCATGTTCCCGGCCGCTTCCTCGTCAAGGTCGAGTCCGTGCTCCAAGGAATCCAGGCCGGCATCGATGCCGACACGAGCGCCTGCGAGCGTGCCCGAATGCGCGGTGACCTTCGCCCCTCGGGCGTGCGCCATCTCCCGGACCGCCACCACGTCCTCCCTGGACCACGGCGCTTCGTCCTTCTTCGGGCCGTCCAGGTACAGCTTGAGGAAGTCCGCCCCGTCGTCCAGCTGGGCCTTCGCGGCGGCGAGCAAATGGGGACCGTCGTCCGCCTCGATCGTGAGCCCGGGAGGGAGCACGCCGGTGTGGGCCAGCCACGTCCCCGCGACTCGGAGCCGCGGCCGCGTCGCGTCCTGCTTCCAGCGCTCCCGCACGCGAAGGGAGAGCGCCCGCTTCCGACCCTCGGCGGGATCGACGACCGCCGGGGAGCCCACGTCCCGGGCCCACCGCACGCCCGCTTGCCCGAGCAGGTCGCCATTGTCCTCCGCCGCGGCGAGGAGGTCCTCCGCCGGGTCGAAGCCGCGGTCGATCCAGTGCGATCCGCCAGGAAGCGTCACGTGGCTGTGGGCGTCCACCATGCCCGGGACGATGGTCGCGCCGCCTGCATCCACGACCCGCGTGTGTTCGGGAAGCTTGAGTTCCTCGGCGAGGGGGCGGATCCACGCCACGCGGCCCCCGTCGGTCAGGACACTCACATCCTTCTGCAGCGCAGGGCCGCTGCCCTCCGCGAGTGCCGCGTCCCGATAGAGGACCGGTCGGACAAGGGACATGACCGCCCGCATGCGCTCGGGCGCTAAAGGGATTCCTGCCGCCCGAAATCGGCTCGCGCCGCGCGGTCTCCCTAGGCCCTCGGGACAGGCCCGACGAGGAGCGGTCCCCAGAAGGTCCATGAGGGTGAACGGCTCTTCGGCCAACGGGCACCCAGCGTAGTCGGAGGAGGCCCGCTCATGGCGGCAAGCAGCGCGGCGAGCAACGACGAATGGTTCGCGGCCAATCTCTTGGACCTGGTTCAGAAGTACCCCAACCAATGGATCGCGGTCCTGGACGGCAACGTGATTTGCACGTCCTCCTCGAGGCGAAGGGCACGGGGCGAGGCCCGACGCATCGCCGCAGGACGGGAGTTCTCCCTGTACTTCATCGAGCCCAGCATGCTCCAGATGGGCTTTGCCCGCGGGACCCCGCCCCCGGAGCAACCCCCGCACTAGGGCCTCGCCCGGCGGTGTCCCCATGCCCGAGGAACTCGCACTCGACCCCAAGCGGCTCGCGCTCGTCGTGATCGACCTGCAGAAAGGGATCGTGAGCGTGCCCGCGGAACCCCATGGGACCGCAGGCGTGGTCGCCAACGCCGCCCGCCTCGCGGATGCCTGCCGGTCGCGCGGGGCGTACGTGGTTCTCGTCCACGTGGGTCCGTCCCCGGACGGGAAGGACGCGCTCCATCCCGTCACCGACCCCATGCCGGCCCGTCCGCCGCCCGCGCCG
Proteins encoded in this region:
- a CDS encoding amidohydrolase family protein: MSLVRPVLYRDAALAEGSGPALQKDVSVLTDGGRVAWIRPLAEELKLPEHTRVVDAGGATIVPGMVDAHSHVTLPGGSHWIDRGFDPAEDLLAAAEDNGDLLGQAGVRWARDVGSPAVVDPAEGRKRALSLRVRERWKQDATRPRLRVAGTWLAHTGVLPPGLTIEADDGPHLLAAAKAQLDDGADFLKLYLDGPKKDEAPWSREDVVAVREMAHARGAKVTAHSGTLAGARVGIDAGLDSLEHGLDLDEEAAGNMARQGMFLVSTLALFRSWATFSQTTTLPRFIGQEGKERTAKRRERAFDSVRLAHRAGVRIATGTDFGGGSLRANHLAWEVEALVEAGLKPWEALRAATVRGGELLGEPEAGRIAEGGPADFFLVHGDPLSDPTALWRVWKVAWRI
- a CDS encoding DUF5678 domain-containing protein, with amino-acid sequence MAASSAASNDEWFAANLLDLVQKYPNQWIAVLDGNVICTSSSRRRARGEARRIAAGREFSLYFIEPSMLQMGFARGTPPPEQPPH